A stretch of the Polaribacter pacificus genome encodes the following:
- a CDS encoding S8 family peptidase, translating into MNMRVYKPLYFLAVAFVGFASCKSTATLPVPLAENNSIAIVAKKSALTKEQAQTWGHLDLATDTIPGMSVNKAYDFLKGKKGQTVVVGVVDSGTDLLHEDLVDVAWVNPKEVAGNGLDDDKNGFVDDVNGWNFLGAIYKENAESERILKDPSLVDEATYKAIKAAHDNKVGTANTTNARLKQMLQGVTYADNTIAAHLKKKTYTKDEVLAIKTQDPALSQSIAIAKQMYGFGLNTLGQAIKELSKLVEDNDALLSGSNLKTNYRSVLGDDPNTMDVLVYGNNKTGPSIKDEAHGTHVSGIIAATRNNGKGINGVANMAKIMAVRTVPDGDEYDKDVALAIRYAVDNGAKVINMSFGKGYSPKKEWVWDAIKYAAEKDVLIVNAAGNDGDDIDVVKTFPNDSKDLQTEISDNVITIGAMGATYDENLAASFSNYGKKNVDIFAPGVQIYSTTPENEYQFFDGTSMAAPSTAGVAALIRSYYPKLTASQVKHIIMNSGTKIDLEVIRPGSVSQQNPNGVKVPFSELSVTGRVVNAYNALKMADRMVNGK; encoded by the coding sequence ATGAACATGAGAGTATACAAACCCCTCTATTTTTTGGCAGTTGCCTTTGTTGGATTTGCAAGCTGTAAATCAACTGCAACATTGCCTGTGCCTTTGGCTGAAAACAACAGTATTGCTATTGTAGCTAAAAAAAGTGCACTAACCAAAGAGCAAGCGCAAACCTGGGGACATTTAGATTTGGCTACAGATACCATTCCTGGTATGAGTGTTAATAAAGCCTATGATTTTTTAAAAGGAAAAAAGGGACAAACCGTTGTTGTAGGAGTTGTTGACTCAGGAACTGATTTACTACATGAAGATTTGGTTGATGTAGCTTGGGTTAATCCAAAAGAGGTTGCAGGAAACGGCCTTGATGATGATAAAAACGGTTTTGTTGATGATGTAAATGGCTGGAATTTTTTAGGTGCTATTTACAAAGAAAATGCAGAGTCAGAGAGAATTTTAAAAGACCCTAGTTTGGTTGATGAAGCAACCTATAAAGCAATTAAAGCAGCTCACGATAACAAAGTAGGAACTGCGAATACGACCAATGCAAGACTAAAGCAAATGTTACAGGGAGTAACCTATGCAGACAACACTATTGCTGCGCACTTAAAAAAGAAAACCTATACAAAAGATGAGGTTCTTGCAATTAAAACACAAGACCCAGCTTTGTCTCAAAGTATTGCTATTGCTAAGCAAATGTATGGTTTTGGTTTAAACACTCTTGGTCAAGCCATTAAAGAGTTGTCAAAATTGGTTGAAGACAATGATGCTTTGTTAAGTGGATCTAATTTAAAAACCAACTATAGAAGTGTTTTAGGGGATGACCCTAACACCATGGATGTTCTCGTATATGGAAATAATAAAACTGGACCAAGCATTAAAGATGAGGCACACGGAACACATGTTTCTGGGATTATTGCAGCAACAAGAAATAACGGAAAAGGGATAAATGGTGTTGCCAACATGGCAAAAATTATGGCTGTAAGAACAGTCCCTGATGGTGATGAATATGACAAAGATGTTGCTTTGGCTATTCGATATGCTGTAGACAACGGCGCTAAAGTAATCAACATGAGTTTTGGAAAAGGGTATTCTCCAAAAAAAGAATGGGTATGGGATGCCATTAAGTATGCCGCAGAAAAAGATGTTTTAATTGTCAATGCTGCAGGAAATGATGGCGATGACATTGATGTGGTAAAGACCTTTCCAAACGATTCTAAAGATTTACAAACAGAAATTTCTGACAATGTAATTACAATTGGAGCGATGGGCGCTACCTATGATGAAAATCTAGCCGCTAGTTTTTCTAACTACGGAAAAAAGAATGTGGATATTTTTGCTCCAGGGGTTCAAATTTATTCTACTACACCAGAAAATGAATATCAATTTTTTGATGGTACTTCTATGGCAGCTCCATCAACCGCTGGTGTTGCTGCGTTAATTCGTTCATATTATCCAAAATTAACAGCAAGTCAAGTAAAACATATTATCATGAATTCTGGAACAAAGATAGATTTAGAAGTGATTAGACCTGGGTCTGTATCTCAACAAAATCCAAATGGAGTAAAAGTTCCTTTTTCTGAATTGTCTGTTACTGGTAGAGTGGTCAATGCATATAACGCATTAAAAATGGCCGATAGAATGGTGAATGGCAAGTAA
- a CDS encoding M1 family metallopeptidase has protein sequence MKQKLFIAFAMIAMLTQAQGSKGYWQQQVDYTMNVDVDVETYQYKGTQRLIYTNNSPDALNKVYYHLYYNAFQPDSEMNARLTSIADPDGRMVNRSGTRENPVIESRISKLKPNEIGYLKVSSLKQNGKAVQYEVAGTVLEVTLNQPIQPNSKVTFDMVFDGQLPVHIRRAGRNSGDGVAMSMAQWYPKMAEYDFEGWQAHPYIAREFQGVWGDFDVTLHIDKEYTVGGTGNLQNPQEIGHGYEDKSKPLNIQRGKKLAWHFKADRVHDFTWAADPNYVHDIYKMENGPDLHFFYKDDEKYKKNWKSIQPLTAEAMKFFSENVGPYPWKQYSVIQAGDGGMEYAMCTFVAGGDRRSPIGTVFHEMAHTWFQQILASNESKHPWMDEGFTSYISALASNKILRKGDGRPTAGGYGGYFYLVKSKLEEPLTTHADRYNLNSAYSVASYTKGAMFLSQLNYIIGEENVRETIKKYYRDFSFKHPTPNDIKRTAEKVSGLELDWYLNEWAQTTHTIDYGVEKVEGSKVTLNRVGKMPMPVDVTVTYVDGSTEDFNIPLRMMRGNKPTSAKVIADWPWAFPSYTFAASKAVKKVEIDTSKMMADVDRSNNVFETN, from the coding sequence ATGAAACAAAAATTATTTATTGCATTTGCAATGATTGCAATGCTTACACAAGCACAAGGATCAAAAGGCTATTGGCAACAACAGGTAGATTACACTATGAATGTTGATGTTGATGTAGAAACTTATCAATATAAAGGTACCCAAAGGTTGATATACACCAACAATTCACCAGATGCTTTAAACAAGGTTTATTACCATTTGTATTATAATGCTTTTCAACCAGATAGTGAGATGAATGCACGTTTAACGAGTATTGCTGATCCAGATGGAAGAATGGTAAACAGAAGCGGTACAAGAGAAAACCCAGTTATAGAAAGTAGAATTTCTAAATTGAAGCCTAATGAAATAGGATATTTAAAAGTAAGCTCATTAAAACAAAATGGAAAAGCTGTTCAATATGAAGTAGCAGGAACCGTTTTAGAGGTAACTTTAAATCAACCAATTCAACCAAACAGTAAAGTAACTTTTGATATGGTTTTTGACGGTCAATTACCTGTTCATATTCGTAGAGCTGGAAGAAACAGTGGAGACGGAGTTGCAATGTCTATGGCACAATGGTACCCTAAAATGGCTGAGTATGACTTTGAAGGATGGCAAGCACACCCTTATATAGCAAGAGAGTTTCAAGGTGTTTGGGGTGATTTTGATGTAACACTTCATATTGATAAAGAATATACTGTAGGAGGAACAGGAAATCTTCAAAACCCACAAGAAATTGGACATGGTTATGAAGACAAATCAAAACCATTAAATATTCAAAGAGGAAAAAAATTAGCATGGCACTTTAAAGCAGATCGCGTTCATGATTTTACTTGGGCAGCAGATCCAAATTATGTGCATGATATTTATAAAATGGAAAATGGTCCAGACCTACACTTCTTTTATAAAGACGATGAAAAATATAAGAAAAACTGGAAATCAATTCAGCCTTTAACTGCAGAAGCGATGAAGTTTTTTAGCGAAAATGTTGGTCCATACCCTTGGAAACAATATTCAGTAATTCAAGCAGGAGACGGAGGAATGGAATACGCAATGTGTACTTTTGTTGCAGGAGGTGATAGAAGAAGCCCAATTGGGACAGTTTTTCACGAAATGGCTCATACTTGGTTTCAACAAATCTTAGCAAGTAACGAAAGCAAACACCCTTGGATGGATGAAGGCTTTACAAGCTATATTTCTGCTTTGGCATCAAACAAAATTTTAAGAAAAGGAGATGGTAGACCAACAGCAGGTGGATATGGAGGTTATTTTTATTTGGTAAAAAGCAAATTAGAAGAGCCATTAACTACGCATGCTGATAGATATAACCTTAATTCAGCATACAGTGTTGCTAGTTATACCAAAGGAGCTATGTTTTTATCTCAATTAAACTATATAATTGGTGAAGAGAACGTTAGAGAGACAATTAAAAAATACTACAGAGACTTTAGCTTTAAACACCCAACACCAAACGATATCAAAAGAACTGCTGAGAAAGTATCTGGATTAGAGTTGGATTGGTATTTAAACGAGTGGGCTCAAACCACACATACAATTGACTACGGAGTAGAAAAAGTAGAAGGATCAAAAGTAACTTTAAATAGAGTTGGAAAAATGCCAATGCCTGTTGATGTAACTGTAACTTATGTAGATGGTTCTACAGAAGATTTCAACATTCCTTTAAGAATGATGAGAGGAAACAAGCCAACTTCAGCGAAAGTAATTGCAGACTGGCCATGGGCTTTCCCTAGCTATACATTTGCTGCTTCTAAAGCTGTAAAAAAGGTAGAAATTGACACCTCTAAAATGATGGCAGATGTAGACAGATCAAACAATGTTTTTGAAACTAACTAA
- a CDS encoding LysE family translocator, translating to MDFYDIKNAILFGFFLSFMIGPVFFMLIQTSILKGARAAIAFNVGVILGDIAFIVIAYYGSRHLLEEIKDDPRLFFIGGLILVIYGLITFFDKASKKELEESSSAIKIPLSNNYLKLALKGFFLNFINIGVLAFWLGLIVVIGPALDMNPRHIFWYFTLIVASYFVTDLGKIVLAKQLKNKLTPKVIYKIKRTMGIMLIIFGIGLMLKGFIPKDKLNIDTLIEKVDE from the coding sequence ATGGATTTCTACGACATTAAAAACGCAATTCTCTTTGGCTTCTTTCTCTCTTTTATGATTGGGCCGGTTTTTTTTATGCTGATACAAACGAGTATCTTAAAAGGAGCACGAGCTGCTATTGCATTTAATGTGGGTGTTATTTTAGGAGACATCGCGTTTATAGTTATTGCATATTATGGAAGCAGGCATCTCTTAGAAGAAATTAAAGACGATCCTCGATTGTTTTTTATTGGCGGTCTTATCTTAGTTATCTACGGTCTAATTACTTTTTTTGACAAGGCAAGTAAAAAAGAATTAGAAGAAAGTAGTAGTGCTATTAAAATACCTTTAAGCAACAACTATTTAAAACTAGCTTTAAAAGGTTTTTTCTTAAACTTTATCAACATTGGTGTCTTGGCTTTTTGGCTAGGACTGATTGTTGTCATTGGCCCTGCTTTAGACATGAACCCTAGACATATCTTTTGGTATTTTACGCTTATTGTAGCAAGTTATTTTGTTACCGATTTAGGTAAGATTGTTCTGGCCAAGCAATTAAAAAACAAACTAACTCCTAAAGTAATCTACAAGATTAAAAGAACCATGGGGATTATGCTTATCATATTTGGTATTGGTCTCATGTTAAAAGGCTTTATTCCAAAAGATAAATTAAATATTGATACACTTATTGAAAAAGTAGACGAATAA
- the folB gene encoding dihydroneopterin aldolase yields MGIIKVNNIQLYAYHGCLEEEAKIGSAYRVDVKVKANLKKSAQTDDLVDTVDYVQLNQIVKEEMAIRSKLLEQVVQRIIDRILIEIPMVLKVKISVAKINPPIGGNVSEVAVIFSKKRKA; encoded by the coding sequence TTGGGAATTATCAAGGTAAACAACATTCAACTTTACGCCTACCATGGTTGTCTAGAAGAAGAAGCAAAAATAGGATCTGCATATAGAGTTGATGTAAAAGTCAAGGCCAATTTAAAGAAATCTGCACAAACAGATGATTTGGTAGATACAGTAGATTACGTACAATTAAATCAGATTGTTAAAGAAGAAATGGCAATTCGATCTAAATTGCTAGAACAGGTTGTACAACGTATTATAGATCGAATTTTAATAGAGATTCCTATGGTACTTAAAGTAAAAATTAGTGTTGCAAAAATAAACCCTCCGATAGGAGGAAACGTCTCAGAGGTGGCTGTAATTTTTTCAAAAAAAAGGAAAGCATAA
- a CDS encoding 2Fe-2S iron-sulfur cluster-binding protein, translating to MSTFHKLTVQKIIKETSDAVSIIFEVPDSLKESFTFLAGQYITIKKTINGKEIRRAYSICSSPNSKQLKVAVKAVEKGQFSVYATTKLKEGDQLEVAEPEGKFILKPEANKNYIAFAAGSGITPVLSMVKVVLENQPTASFTLVYGNKSAESTIFKNELEALAEAHPQFKLHYVFSKALSGDAIFGRIDKGNTNYFVKNTYKDIRFDAAFLCGPEEMINLVSETLQAAHIDKENIFFELFTASTEENNIAIPDGKTELTVLLDDETTTFTMQMTDDILAASLRNNLDAPYSCQGGVCSSCIAKVTEGKAVMSKNSILTDSELEEGFILTCQAHPTTPRVTIDFDDV from the coding sequence ATGTCAACATTTCATAAATTAACTGTACAAAAAATTATCAAAGAGACTTCTGATGCGGTTTCTATCATATTTGAAGTTCCTGATTCTTTAAAAGAAAGTTTTACTTTTTTAGCGGGTCAATACATCACCATAAAAAAAACAATCAACGGAAAAGAGATTCGAAGAGCTTATTCTATATGTAGCTCTCCAAATAGCAAGCAGCTTAAAGTGGCTGTTAAAGCCGTTGAGAAAGGTCAGTTTTCTGTCTATGCTACCACAAAATTAAAAGAAGGAGACCAATTAGAAGTTGCAGAACCTGAGGGTAAGTTTATTCTTAAACCAGAAGCCAATAAAAACTATATTGCCTTTGCTGCTGGAAGCGGAATAACTCCGGTTCTTTCTATGGTTAAAGTGGTTTTAGAAAACCAGCCTACTGCTAGTTTTACCTTGGTGTATGGAAACAAGTCTGCAGAGTCTACTATTTTTAAAAATGAATTAGAAGCACTTGCAGAAGCACACCCACAGTTTAAACTTCACTATGTATTTAGCAAAGCTTTAAGTGGCGACGCAATCTTTGGAAGAATAGACAAAGGAAACACCAACTATTTTGTAAAAAACACCTATAAAGATATTCGTTTTGATGCCGCTTTTTTATGTGGTCCAGAAGAAATGATTAACCTGGTTTCTGAAACGCTACAGGCTGCTCATATTGACAAGGAGAACATCTTCTTTGAGTTGTTTACTGCTAGTACAGAAGAAAACAATATAGCGATTCCTGATGGCAAAACAGAACTAACAGTGTTGTTGGATGATGAAACCACAACGTTTACTATGCAGATGACCGATGATATTTTGGCTGCAAGTTTGCGCAACAACCTAGACGCACCTTATTCATGTCAAGGTGGAGTTTGTAGTAGTTGTATTGCAAAAGTAACGGAAGGGAAAGCTGTAATGAGTAAAAATAGCATCTTAACAGATAGTGAATTGGAAGAGGGTTTTATACTCACTTGCCAAGCACACCCTACAACTCCAAGGGTAACTATAGACTTTGATGATGTTTAA
- a CDS encoding MBL fold metallo-hydrolase — translation MKIYPIETGNFKLDGGAMFGVVPKSLWQRTNPADANNLISMSMRCLLIEDQERLILVDTGLGSKQSDKFFGYYDLFGDFSLDASLKEHGFHRDDITDVFLTHLHFDHCGGAIQWNANRTHYEPAFKNAKFWSNENHWQWATNPNPREKASFLKENINPIEESGQLNFVRGNGFDQLGFEVLFMDGHTEKQMLPKLRIGDQTLVFMADLLPTVGHIPLPYVMGYDTRPLLTLQEKELFLNEAADNNYLLFLEHDAYNTLCTVTHTEKGVRLQDTFQFSDLF, via the coding sequence ATGAAGATCTATCCTATTGAAACCGGAAATTTTAAGTTAGACGGAGGAGCCATGTTTGGCGTGGTACCTAAAAGTCTTTGGCAAAGAACCAATCCTGCAGATGCTAACAACCTAATCTCTATGAGTATGCGTTGCTTGCTTATAGAAGATCAAGAGCGATTAATCCTTGTTGATACGGGGCTTGGCTCAAAACAATCAGACAAATTTTTTGGCTATTATGATTTGTTCGGAGATTTTTCTCTAGACGCATCTTTAAAAGAACACGGATTTCACAGAGATGATATTACGGATGTTTTTTTAACCCATTTACACTTTGATCATTGTGGTGGTGCCATTCAATGGAATGCAAATAGAACTCATTATGAACCTGCGTTTAAGAACGCTAAATTTTGGTCTAACGAAAACCATTGGCAGTGGGCTACCAACCCAAATCCAAGAGAAAAAGCTTCATTTTTAAAAGAAAACATCAATCCGATAGAAGAAAGCGGTCAATTAAACTTTGTCCGTGGAAACGGTTTTGATCAACTTGGTTTTGAAGTACTGTTTATGGATGGTCATACAGAAAAGCAGATGTTGCCCAAACTGCGTATCGGTGATCAAACCCTTGTGTTTATGGCTGATTTATTGCCTACAGTGGGCCATATACCACTGCCTTATGTAATGGGCTATGATACCAGGCCATTGCTTACGCTTCAAGAAAAAGAATTGTTTTTAAATGAAGCCGCAGACAACAACTACCTGCTATTTTTAGAGCATGACGCTTATAACACATTGTGTACCGTAACACATACAGAAAAGGGAGTCCGTTTACAGGATACTTTCCAATTTTCAGACCTGTTTTAA